One window of Acropora palmata chromosome 1, jaAcrPala1.3, whole genome shotgun sequence genomic DNA carries:
- the LOC141885381 gene encoding serine/threonine-protein kinase Pink1, mitochondrial-like, producing MSVIRLGRFLFRSFYNILPDVKASGRVPAKPLLNSRSECRDAKSIATELCASRSPQIGNGRRVSSIARQFSNGFTARVGFFPNGPAAHFRRNAALRLLKGCGPKAPAFAFLGFAYACNSVNPPKDVQDQEQFKKIQCWIQRLLQASQKILQPLETDQQSVLKLEDFEVGDRLGESSSCAAVYAAKNKDCEYAVKMLFNYGTSSKSSSLHKDFAKEWQVLSLQEPQNSSNSLAGPTYRNLPPHPNVCPVLCAFADNTPCLPDARNSYSAALPRQYGEGCFGRNRTMFFVMPRYNKTVREFIARNGVPDEPVAILLMLQLLQGISHITRHGIAHRDLKADNLLLDETTGDWCPQLVIADFGCCLADRQWGLKLPFITGEISRGGNCALMAPEIACAVPGENSFLDYSKSDAWAGGAISYELFGARNPFEGGELDSRTYQDEHLPLLCRAQPMVRKVVSWLLKRDPSERVTADMAAIMLAVVLWAPAEWLQPNSQVSVTDINRWLFDLSYRILTCTGTATTENKIQCQFLSSATAADVVDALELLREETI from the exons ATGTCGGTGATTCGACTCGGCAGATTTTTGTTTCGTTCCTTTTACAATATCCTTCCTGATGTAAAAG CATCAGGTAGAGTCCCAGCAAAGCCACTACTGAACAGTCGCAGTGAATGCAGGGATGCGAAAAGTATTGCAACTGAACTTTGTGCGAGCCGTTCCCCGCAAATTGGGAACGGCCGTCGTGTATCTTCCATTGCGAGGCAGTTCAGCAATGGATTTACTGCCAGGGTAGGATTTTTCCCAAATGGACCGGCAGCCCATTTTCGCA GAAATGCAGCATTGCGACTGTTGAAAGGCTGCGGACCCAAAGCTCCAGCTTTCGCATTTCTGGGATTTGCATATGCTT gtaaCAGTGTCAATCCTCCTAAAGACGTAcaagaccaggagcagtttaaaaaaattcagtgtTGGATTCAAAGATTGTTGCAGGCTTCACAAAAGATACTGCAG CCTTTAGAAACTGACCAACAGTCTGTGCTGAAACTGGAGGATTTTGAAGTTGGCGACAGGCTTGGTGAGAGTTCTTCCTGTGCTGCTGTCTATGCAGCCAAGAACAAAGATTGTGAA TACGCTGTAAAGATGCTTTTCAACTATGGAACAAGCTCAAAGAGTAGCTCATTGCATAAG gattttgcaaaggaatGGCAAGTTCTCTCATTGCAAGAGCCACAAAATAGTTCAAATTCTTTAGCAG GTCCAACCTACAGAAACTTACCACCTCATCCCAATGTTTGTCCTGTTTTGTGTGCCTTTGCTGATAATACGCCCTGCCTGCCAGATGCCAGAAACAGTTACTCAGCAGCATTGCCTCGGCAGTATGGTGAAGGATGCTTTGGAAGGAATCGTACAATGTTCTTTGTAATGCCAAG ATACAACAAGACAGTCAGAGAGTTCATCGCAAGGAATGGAGTCCCAGACGAACCGGTAGCCATTTTACTAATGCTTCAGCTACTCCAAGGCATCTCTCATATTACAAGACACGGGATCGCACACAGAGATCTCAAAGCTGATAACCTGTTGCTAGATGAAACAACTGGTGACTGGTGCCCTCAGCTGGTGATAGCTGACTTTGGATGTTGCCTGGCAGACAGACAGTGGGGGCTGAAACTCCCATTCATAACGGGGGAGATTAGTCGGGGAGGAAACTGTGCCCTTATGGCCCCTGAG aTTGCCTGTGCTGTTCCTGGAGAGAATTCTTTCCTTGATTACTCTAAATCAGACG CGTGGGCAGGCGGAGCCATAAGTTATGAACTTTTTGGTGCTAGAAATCCATTTGAAGGTGGGGAACTTGACAGTAGAACATACCAAGATGAGCATCTTCCTCTACTTTGTCG AGCCCAACCAATGGTACGAAAAGTGGTTTCATGGCTCCTGAAAAGAGATCCATCTGAAAGAGTAACCGCTGATATGGCTGCCATCATGTTGGCTGTCGTACTCTGGGCACCAGCAGAGTGGCTGCAGCCGAACAGTCAGGTGTCTGTTACTGACATAAACAG ATGGCTTTTTGATCTTTCATATCGGATCCTCACTTGTACAGGAACGGCAACTACTGAGAATAAG ATCCAATGCCAATTCTTGAGTAGTGCTACCGCAGCAGATGTAGTGGATGCGCTTGAGTTGCTGAGGGAGGAAACAATCTGA